One Silene latifolia isolate original U9 population chromosome 4, ASM4854445v1, whole genome shotgun sequence DNA segment encodes these proteins:
- the LOC141652030 gene encoding NAC domain-containing protein 83-like: MENNHNILGKSLKRLPPGLRFHPTDEELLFEYLRCKVFDLSLPASIIPQIGFLNFDPWELPGNPEERRYFFSKKEQKNKKQRSKRMTRCGYWKASGSTKQISAPSTLNSMGMFTQGLKKSFVFYEGMPPNGRRTPWRMHEYSLDFNDEIQVQDWVIYNVYQKKRNEDMSDSSTLIVEQCSDNIICSSPTSSAYNAGPSTYYCSSPTSSSNSIYKPSSHCKTNYGNEGNSYYSP, from the exons ATGGAGAATAATCATAATATTCTAGGGAAGAGTTTGAAGAGATTACCACCCGGACTTCGATTCCATCCAACCGATGAAGAACTTTTGTTCGAGTATTTGCGATGCAAAGTGTTTGATCTTTCACTTCCTGCTTCTATCATTCCTCAAATTGGTTTCCTCAACTTTGATCCTTGGGAGTTGCCTG GTAATCCTGAAGAAAGAAGGTATTTCTTCAGTAAAAAGGAGCAGAAAAATAAGAAACAAAGAAGTAAAAGAATGACGCGATGTGGTTACTGGAAGGCGAGCGGTTCAACGAAGCAAATATCAGCTCCGTCTACGCTTAATTCCATGGGAATGTTTACCCAAGGTTTGAAGAAATCATTCGTGTTTTATGAAGGGATGCCTCCCAATGGACGTCGAACTCCTTGGCGTATGCATGAATACAGCTTAGATTTCAAT GATGAAATTCAGGTGCAAGATTGGGTGATTTACAACGTATACCAAAAGAAAAGAAACGAGGACATGTCGGATTCGAGTACGTTAATCGTAGAGCAATGTAGTGATAATATTATTTGTTCTTCACCTACGAGTTCTGCGTATAATGCGGGCCCCTCTACGTATTATTGTTcttctccaacatcttcatccaaTTCTATCTATAAGCCTTCTTCTCATTGTAAGACCAATTATGGTAATGAAGGAAATAGTTATTATTCTCCATAG